A window of Strigops habroptila isolate Jane chromosome 5, bStrHab1.2.pri, whole genome shotgun sequence contains these coding sequences:
- the LOC115608327 gene encoding cytochrome P450 27C1 isoform X3: MPGPNTLYNLYEFFWKDGFGRIHEIQQKHTQEYGKIFKSHFGPQFVVSIADRDMVAQVLRAEGRAPQRANMESWQEYRDLRGRATGLISAEGEQWLKMRSVLRQKILKPKDVAVYSEGVNEVITDLIKRIRTLRSQEDDGQTVTNVNNLFFKYSMEGVATILYECRLGCLEDNVPQQTVEYIEALELMFSMFKTTMYAGAIPKWLRPLIPKPWREFCRSWDGLFKFSQIHVDNKLKAIQSQLDRGEEMNGGLLTYLLVSKELTLEEIYANMTEMLLAGVDTTSFTLSWATYMLAKHPKVQQCVYEEIVNKLGKDQVPVAHDVPKLPLIRAVLKETLRLYPVLPGNGRVTQKDLIVGGYLIPKGTQLALCHYATSYSEENFSMANEFRPERWLRKDNLDRVDNFGSIPFGYGIRSCIGKRIAELEIHLALIQLLQNFEIKISPKTEPVHAKTHGLLTPGNSINNEEKLYLPEPADIPKEMFCKAS; this comes from the exons ATGCCCGGACCCAACACTCTCTACAATCTCTACGAGTTCTTCTGGAAGGACGGCTTCGGCCGCATCCATGAAATCCAG CAAAAACACACTCAGGAATATGGAAAGATCTTCAAGTCTCACTTTGGTCCCCAGTTTGTTGTATCCATTGCAGATCGAGATATGGTTGCTCAAGTCCTCCGAGCAGAAGGCAGAGCACCACAAAGAGCTAACATGGAGTCCTGGCAGGAGTACAGAGACTTGCGAGGGAGAGCCACGGGACTTATTTCTGC GGAGGGGGAACAATGGCTAAAAATGAGAAGTGTACTGAGGCAAAAAATTCTGAAACCCAAAGATGTGGCTGTTTACTCTGAGGGAGTCAATGAAGTAATCACAGACTTAATTAAAAGAATCCGCACCCTCAGAAGTCAAGAGGACGATGGGCAAACAGTGACCAATGTTAACAACCTTTTCTTCAAGTATTCAATGGAAG GTGTGGCAACTATTCTGTATGAATGCCGGTTGGGCTGCCTGGAAGACAACGTCCCGCAGCAGACTGTTGAATATATTGAGGCTCTGGAGTTGATGTTTAGTATGTTTAAGACCACTATGTATGCAGGTGCTATTCCCAAATGGCTTCGTCCACTAATTCCAAAACCCTGGAGGGAGTTCTGCAGATCCTGGGATGGACTCTTCAAATTTA gCCAGATCCATGTTGACAACAAATTGAAGGCTATTCAGTCTCAGCTAGATCgaggagaagaaatgaatggTGGGCTACTTACATACCTCCTAGTGAGTAAGGAACTTACTTTGGAAGAGATCTATGCCAATATGACTGAAATGCTTCTGGCAGGAGTGGACACA aCTTCTTTTACTTTGTCCTGGGCAACGTACATGTTGGCAAAGCACCCCAAGGTTCAACAATGTGTTTATGAGGAAATAGTCAATAAGCTGGGGAAAGACCAAGTTCCTGTTGCTCATGATGTCCCAAAATTGCCTTTGATTAGAGCTGTGCTGAAAGAAACCTTGAG GTTATATCCAGTATTGCCAGGAAATGGAAGAGTGACCCAAAAAGACTTGATTGTTGGAGGATACTTGATACCTAAAGGG ACGCAGCTGGCACTCTGTCATTATGCTACTTcatacagtgaagaaaatttcTCAATGGCAAATGAGTTCCGACCTGAGCGCTGGCTGAGGAAAGACAACTTGGACAGAGTAGACAATTTTGGTTCCATCCCCTTTGGTTACGGCATTCGAAGTTGTATAGGAAAAAGAATTGCAGAGTTGGAAATTCATCTTGCACTGATTCAG ttgCTTCAGAATTTTGAGATCAAAATTTCTCCCAAAACTGAACCAGTTCATGCCAAAACTCATGGACTTTTGACTCCTGGAAACTCCATCAAT AATGAAGAGAAGTTGTATTTGCCAGAGCCAGCTGACATCCCAAAGGAGATGTTTTGCAAAG catCTTAA
- the LOC115608327 gene encoding cytochrome P450 27C1 isoform X2 — protein sequence MPGPNTLYNLYEFFWKDGFGRIHEIQQKHTQEYGKIFKSHFGPQFVVSIADRDMVAQVLRAEGRAPQRANMESWQEYRDLRGRATGLISAEGEQWLKMRSVLRQKILKPKDVAVYSEGVNEVITDLIKRIRTLRSQEDDGQTVTNVNNLFFKYSMEGVATILYECRLGCLEDNVPQQTVEYIEALELMFSMFKTTMYAGAIPKWLRPLIPKPWREFCRSWDGLFKFSQIHVDNKLKAIQSQLDRGEEMNGGLLTYLLVSKELTLEEIYANMTEMLLAGVDTTSFTLSWATYMLAKHPKVQQCVYEEIVNKLGKDQVPVAHDVPKLPLIRAVLKETLRLYPVLPGNGRVTQKDLIVGGYLIPKGTQLALCHYATSYSEENFSMANEFRPERWLRKDNLDRVDNFGSIPFGYGIRSCIGKRIAELEIHLALIQLLQNFEIKISPKTEPVHAKTHGLLTPGNSINNEEKLYLPEPADIPKEMFCKGLLKSLQIGYLIL from the exons ATGCCCGGACCCAACACTCTCTACAATCTCTACGAGTTCTTCTGGAAGGACGGCTTCGGCCGCATCCATGAAATCCAG CAAAAACACACTCAGGAATATGGAAAGATCTTCAAGTCTCACTTTGGTCCCCAGTTTGTTGTATCCATTGCAGATCGAGATATGGTTGCTCAAGTCCTCCGAGCAGAAGGCAGAGCACCACAAAGAGCTAACATGGAGTCCTGGCAGGAGTACAGAGACTTGCGAGGGAGAGCCACGGGACTTATTTCTGC GGAGGGGGAACAATGGCTAAAAATGAGAAGTGTACTGAGGCAAAAAATTCTGAAACCCAAAGATGTGGCTGTTTACTCTGAGGGAGTCAATGAAGTAATCACAGACTTAATTAAAAGAATCCGCACCCTCAGAAGTCAAGAGGACGATGGGCAAACAGTGACCAATGTTAACAACCTTTTCTTCAAGTATTCAATGGAAG GTGTGGCAACTATTCTGTATGAATGCCGGTTGGGCTGCCTGGAAGACAACGTCCCGCAGCAGACTGTTGAATATATTGAGGCTCTGGAGTTGATGTTTAGTATGTTTAAGACCACTATGTATGCAGGTGCTATTCCCAAATGGCTTCGTCCACTAATTCCAAAACCCTGGAGGGAGTTCTGCAGATCCTGGGATGGACTCTTCAAATTTA gCCAGATCCATGTTGACAACAAATTGAAGGCTATTCAGTCTCAGCTAGATCgaggagaagaaatgaatggTGGGCTACTTACATACCTCCTAGTGAGTAAGGAACTTACTTTGGAAGAGATCTATGCCAATATGACTGAAATGCTTCTGGCAGGAGTGGACACA aCTTCTTTTACTTTGTCCTGGGCAACGTACATGTTGGCAAAGCACCCCAAGGTTCAACAATGTGTTTATGAGGAAATAGTCAATAAGCTGGGGAAAGACCAAGTTCCTGTTGCTCATGATGTCCCAAAATTGCCTTTGATTAGAGCTGTGCTGAAAGAAACCTTGAG GTTATATCCAGTATTGCCAGGAAATGGAAGAGTGACCCAAAAAGACTTGATTGTTGGAGGATACTTGATACCTAAAGGG ACGCAGCTGGCACTCTGTCATTATGCTACTTcatacagtgaagaaaatttcTCAATGGCAAATGAGTTCCGACCTGAGCGCTGGCTGAGGAAAGACAACTTGGACAGAGTAGACAATTTTGGTTCCATCCCCTTTGGTTACGGCATTCGAAGTTGTATAGGAAAAAGAATTGCAGAGTTGGAAATTCATCTTGCACTGATTCAG ttgCTTCAGAATTTTGAGATCAAAATTTCTCCCAAAACTGAACCAGTTCATGCCAAAACTCATGGACTTTTGACTCCTGGAAACTCCATCAAT AATGAAGAGAAGTTGTATTTGCCAGAGCCAGCTGACATCCCAAAGGAGATGTTTTGCAAAGGTCTGTTAAAAAGTCTGCAGATTGGCTATTTGATTCTATAA
- the LOC115608327 gene encoding cytochrome P450 27C1 isoform X4, producing the protein MVAQVLRAEGRAPQRANMESWQEYRDLRGRATGLISAEGEQWLKMRSVLRQKILKPKDVAVYSEGVNEVITDLIKRIRTLRSQEDDGQTVTNVNNLFFKYSMEGVATILYECRLGCLEDNVPQQTVEYIEALELMFSMFKTTMYAGAIPKWLRPLIPKPWREFCRSWDGLFKFSQIHVDNKLKAIQSQLDRGEEMNGGLLTYLLVSKELTLEEIYANMTEMLLAGVDTTSFTLSWATYMLAKHPKVQQCVYEEIVNKLGKDQVPVAHDVPKLPLIRAVLKETLRLYPVLPGNGRVTQKDLIVGGYLIPKGTQLALCHYATSYSEENFSMANEFRPERWLRKDNLDRVDNFGSIPFGYGIRSCIGKRIAELEIHLALIQLLQNFEIKISPKTEPVHAKTHGLLTPGNSINNEEKLYLPEPADIPKEMFCKGLLKSLQIGYLIL; encoded by the exons ATGGTTGCTCAAGTCCTCCGAGCAGAAGGCAGAGCACCACAAAGAGCTAACATGGAGTCCTGGCAGGAGTACAGAGACTTGCGAGGGAGAGCCACGGGACTTATTTCTGC GGAGGGGGAACAATGGCTAAAAATGAGAAGTGTACTGAGGCAAAAAATTCTGAAACCCAAAGATGTGGCTGTTTACTCTGAGGGAGTCAATGAAGTAATCACAGACTTAATTAAAAGAATCCGCACCCTCAGAAGTCAAGAGGACGATGGGCAAACAGTGACCAATGTTAACAACCTTTTCTTCAAGTATTCAATGGAAG GTGTGGCAACTATTCTGTATGAATGCCGGTTGGGCTGCCTGGAAGACAACGTCCCGCAGCAGACTGTTGAATATATTGAGGCTCTGGAGTTGATGTTTAGTATGTTTAAGACCACTATGTATGCAGGTGCTATTCCCAAATGGCTTCGTCCACTAATTCCAAAACCCTGGAGGGAGTTCTGCAGATCCTGGGATGGACTCTTCAAATTTA gCCAGATCCATGTTGACAACAAATTGAAGGCTATTCAGTCTCAGCTAGATCgaggagaagaaatgaatggTGGGCTACTTACATACCTCCTAGTGAGTAAGGAACTTACTTTGGAAGAGATCTATGCCAATATGACTGAAATGCTTCTGGCAGGAGTGGACACA aCTTCTTTTACTTTGTCCTGGGCAACGTACATGTTGGCAAAGCACCCCAAGGTTCAACAATGTGTTTATGAGGAAATAGTCAATAAGCTGGGGAAAGACCAAGTTCCTGTTGCTCATGATGTCCCAAAATTGCCTTTGATTAGAGCTGTGCTGAAAGAAACCTTGAG GTTATATCCAGTATTGCCAGGAAATGGAAGAGTGACCCAAAAAGACTTGATTGTTGGAGGATACTTGATACCTAAAGGG ACGCAGCTGGCACTCTGTCATTATGCTACTTcatacagtgaagaaaatttcTCAATGGCAAATGAGTTCCGACCTGAGCGCTGGCTGAGGAAAGACAACTTGGACAGAGTAGACAATTTTGGTTCCATCCCCTTTGGTTACGGCATTCGAAGTTGTATAGGAAAAAGAATTGCAGAGTTGGAAATTCATCTTGCACTGATTCAG ttgCTTCAGAATTTTGAGATCAAAATTTCTCCCAAAACTGAACCAGTTCATGCCAAAACTCATGGACTTTTGACTCCTGGAAACTCCATCAAT AATGAAGAGAAGTTGTATTTGCCAGAGCCAGCTGACATCCCAAAGGAGATGTTTTGCAAAGGTCTGTTAAAAAGTCTGCAGATTGGCTATTTGATTCTATAA
- the LOC115608327 gene encoding cytochrome P450 27C1 isoform X1, protein MSFFTRVLAMKCKQTLESEGTYFYHAFFASRFHQLPRLSSSQSLEVQNNSPAAAENKGEATVGGSGRAGELLEPAPRRLGRVKSLHEMPGPNTLYNLYEFFWKDGFGRIHEIQQKHTQEYGKIFKSHFGPQFVVSIADRDMVAQVLRAEGRAPQRANMESWQEYRDLRGRATGLISAEGEQWLKMRSVLRQKILKPKDVAVYSEGVNEVITDLIKRIRTLRSQEDDGQTVTNVNNLFFKYSMEGVATILYECRLGCLEDNVPQQTVEYIEALELMFSMFKTTMYAGAIPKWLRPLIPKPWREFCRSWDGLFKFSQIHVDNKLKAIQSQLDRGEEMNGGLLTYLLVSKELTLEEIYANMTEMLLAGVDTTSFTLSWATYMLAKHPKVQQCVYEEIVNKLGKDQVPVAHDVPKLPLIRAVLKETLRLYPVLPGNGRVTQKDLIVGGYLIPKGTQLALCHYATSYSEENFSMANEFRPERWLRKDNLDRVDNFGSIPFGYGIRSCIGKRIAELEIHLALIQLLQNFEIKISPKTEPVHAKTHGLLTPGNSINVRFSDRK, encoded by the exons aTGTCTTTCTTCACGAGAGTTCTGGCCATGAAATGCAAGCAGACGCTTGAATCCGAGGGAACTTACTTCTACCATGCGTTTTTTGCCAGCAGGTTTCACCAGCTGCCCAGACTTTCCAGCAGCCAGTCTCTGGAGGTGCAGAATAACTCCCCAGCGGCGGCAGAGAACAAAGGCGAGGCGACGGTGGGGGGCTCGGGGCGCgcaggggagctgctggagcccGCCCCGCGCCGGCTTGGCAGGGTGAAGAGCCTGCACGAAATGCCCGGACCCAACACTCTCTACAATCTCTACGAGTTCTTCTGGAAGGACGGCTTCGGCCGCATCCATGAAATCCAG CAAAAACACACTCAGGAATATGGAAAGATCTTCAAGTCTCACTTTGGTCCCCAGTTTGTTGTATCCATTGCAGATCGAGATATGGTTGCTCAAGTCCTCCGAGCAGAAGGCAGAGCACCACAAAGAGCTAACATGGAGTCCTGGCAGGAGTACAGAGACTTGCGAGGGAGAGCCACGGGACTTATTTCTGC GGAGGGGGAACAATGGCTAAAAATGAGAAGTGTACTGAGGCAAAAAATTCTGAAACCCAAAGATGTGGCTGTTTACTCTGAGGGAGTCAATGAAGTAATCACAGACTTAATTAAAAGAATCCGCACCCTCAGAAGTCAAGAGGACGATGGGCAAACAGTGACCAATGTTAACAACCTTTTCTTCAAGTATTCAATGGAAG GTGTGGCAACTATTCTGTATGAATGCCGGTTGGGCTGCCTGGAAGACAACGTCCCGCAGCAGACTGTTGAATATATTGAGGCTCTGGAGTTGATGTTTAGTATGTTTAAGACCACTATGTATGCAGGTGCTATTCCCAAATGGCTTCGTCCACTAATTCCAAAACCCTGGAGGGAGTTCTGCAGATCCTGGGATGGACTCTTCAAATTTA gCCAGATCCATGTTGACAACAAATTGAAGGCTATTCAGTCTCAGCTAGATCgaggagaagaaatgaatggTGGGCTACTTACATACCTCCTAGTGAGTAAGGAACTTACTTTGGAAGAGATCTATGCCAATATGACTGAAATGCTTCTGGCAGGAGTGGACACA aCTTCTTTTACTTTGTCCTGGGCAACGTACATGTTGGCAAAGCACCCCAAGGTTCAACAATGTGTTTATGAGGAAATAGTCAATAAGCTGGGGAAAGACCAAGTTCCTGTTGCTCATGATGTCCCAAAATTGCCTTTGATTAGAGCTGTGCTGAAAGAAACCTTGAG GTTATATCCAGTATTGCCAGGAAATGGAAGAGTGACCCAAAAAGACTTGATTGTTGGAGGATACTTGATACCTAAAGGG ACGCAGCTGGCACTCTGTCATTATGCTACTTcatacagtgaagaaaatttcTCAATGGCAAATGAGTTCCGACCTGAGCGCTGGCTGAGGAAAGACAACTTGGACAGAGTAGACAATTTTGGTTCCATCCCCTTTGGTTACGGCATTCGAAGTTGTATAGGAAAAAGAATTGCAGAGTTGGAAATTCATCTTGCACTGATTCAG ttgCTTCAGAATTTTGAGATCAAAATTTCTCCCAAAACTGAACCAGTTCATGCCAAAACTCATGGACTTTTGACTCCTGGAAACTCCATCAATGTGAGATTTTCTGACAGAAAGTGA